Part of the Pseudomonas baltica genome is shown below.
GCTGCGCAGTTTCTGGTGACCGACGTGGTGATCCTCGGGATTCTGCTGATCGCCGTGATCGCCTTTGCCATGGAGCTGGGCCTGCGTGCGCTGCAACGCCGACTGGTACCGTGGCACGGGCAATCCCACTGATGCGGATCAAGCGTAGCGCTTGCCGCCGCCATCCACATACAGCCGCGACGCGTTGACGAACGCCGCGGCATCGGACAGCAGGTACACTACGGCGTTGGCCACATCGGTGGGTTTGCCGGGCCCGGCGAGCGGCGTCAAGGGTTCGGACTTCTCAAGGCTCGCGCCTTGCAATTCGGCCAGGCGCGGCGACTCGATCGGCCCGGGCGCTACCGCGTTGACCCGTACCCCGTGTGGCCCATAACGACGCCCCAGGCCCTGCACCAGCAAGTCCAGGGCAGCGTTGACGCTGGAGCCGATGAAATGCTGCGGCGACGGATCGATCCCGCCTCGGCCGCTGATCACCACCACTGCACCCTTGCCTGCAGCGATCAGATGCGGCAGCGCCGCGCGCACCGGCCGCACACTGCCCAGCAACTTGGCGTCGATCACCCGTTGCCAGTCCTCATCGGCCAACTCGAGAAATTCGCCGAAGGCGCCGACGTTGGTGCTGGTGACCAGCCCATCGATTCGGCCGTGTTCGGCCACGATGGCGGCGGTGGCCTGGTCCACCGCGTGGCTGTCGCCCACATCCAGCGGCAAGGCGAACACCTTGGGCCAGTCGGCGAACTGCGCGGCGGTCACCGAGCGTGAAGAGGCGACCACCGTAGCTCCCAGCTCCGCCAACGCCAGCGCCGTGGCCCGGCCCAGCGCGCCCGTGGCACCGGTGACCCAATAGACTTTTCCTGCGAAATCCTGACTCATGCAGCGCTCCTTGGTTAGGACAAATAGCGCATTACGTTGCCGGGATCGGGGCCGGAACTCCAAGACCTGTTGGTTCTATTCAAAGAACTGGGGCGGGTTCTGGTATTCGTGCCAGCTGTAGAGGCCTCGTCGCCGCCCGGATGCACATCTCACGGCTCATTTCTACAGGGCATGACCAACGACGCAGGCGCCCACCTCAACGCCGTGCCCGCAACAACGATATAGGCGTATATAAACCTGTTCGCTCGTACTTATTCCACAGGTGCTGCCAAGCAGCGCCCGTCGCTGGTGCTGGGTGGCCAGAGTTATGCCCATAAACCGCTTACCCAGCACGCCGTGGTCCAGGCCGCGATCGCCCTGGACAGCATCGAGGCGCTGCTGCAACGGATAGCCGGCGATTGGGACCATCGCGTACGCCATGGGCCGTTGTGGGCGGCGGTGATCCTCGCGGCCAAACAGCACGCGGTCGAATCGGCGCAACAGGTGGTCAATCTGGCACTGGAAATCGCCGGAGCCGCCTCGTTGTCGAAGAAAAACGAGCTGGAGCGGCTATATCGCGATGTCCGCGCCGGGGGGGCATCCGCCGAGTGCACACGCCAATTATGAAATCATCGGGCGGTCGTATTTGTTTGATGAGTGATAGGGGGTAGCATCCTGACGGATGTGTACCCGATCGACCGCCCTCCGCCAGCCTGGCTTTACTCCGTCCATCTACCGGAATTTATCCATGACCACCGCGCCAGACACCCCTTGGCAACACCGCTACCGAACCCCCAGTGACACTGCGCGGGCCGCGAACCCGGTGATCGACGCCCTGCTCGACCATCGCAGCGTGCGCCGCTACCTGACCACGCCGCTGCCTGAGAACACCATGGCGACCTTAGTGGCTGCGGCGCAGTCCGCATCGTCATCTTCCAACCTGCAGGCCTGGAGCGTGCTGGCCGTGCAAGACCCAGCCCGCAAGGCTCGGCTCTCGGCCATTGCCAGCGATCAGGAGCATATTCGCCAAGCGCCGCTGTTTCTGATCTGGCTGGCCGACTTCTCCCGCGCCCAGCGCATCGCCGACACCCGCGCCATCGAACTGCAAGCGCCGGCCTACCTCGACAGCCTGTTGCTGGGCAGCATCGACGCCGCGCTGGCCGCGCAGAATGCCGTGGTGGCTGCCGAGTCGCTGGGGCTCGGTACCGTGTACATCGGCGCGCTGCGCAACAACGTGCAGGCGGTGATCGACGAACTGCAATTGCCGCCGCTGGTGTTCCCGGTGTTTGGCTTGTGCGTCGGCTATCCGGACCCGCAAGCCCCGGCCGCAATCAAGCCGCGCCTGGGCCAGGACGTGGTCCTGCACCATGAAACCTACCAGGTCGATGATGCGGAGCCGCAGCGGATCGCCGCCTATGAGCAAGTCGCCGCCGATTTCAGCCGCGAGCAGGGTCAGGTCAGTGGCAAATGGGGCGAGCAAGTGGTGCAGCGGCTGCGCGACAAAGGCTCGCTGCATGGCCGCGAAATCCTCGCCGAGGTGCTGCGCAAACAAGGGCTGGGGCTGTACTGAAAGGCTTGGGGCGAAGCATCGATGCCGGTGCCAGGTTCAGTCTCATGATGTGCAGTGATGCAGCTGGTGTCTTCGCGAGCAAGTTTTGCTCCCTCTTGTGGGATGACACTTTCTACACGAAACATCTCGCGCGATGTATGGTCACACCCCAGTGCGTCGTAGTGCTCTAGCGCACGGCGCGACCTTCCGGTTAATGGGGACAGATCATGAACACCCAAGCACTGATCGATATTGCCAACGCCCTTGTCGCAGATGGCAAGGGCCTGCTGGCCATGGATGAAAGCAGCTCGACCTGCCGCAAGCGCTTTGTCGAGCAAGGCATCGAAGACACCGAAGAAATGCGCCGCGCCTACCGCGAGCTGCTGATCACCACACCCAGGCTGAGCGACAGCGTCAGCGGCCTGATCCTCTTCGACGAGACCATTCACCAGGCGAAAAAAGACGGTACGCCGTTCGTCGAGCTGATCGTCAAGGCCGGGATGATCCCCGGTATCAAAGTCGACCTGGGCGCCAAGCCGCTGGCCGGGCATCCAGGCGAAACCGTTACTGAAGGCCTCGACGGCCTGCGCGCGCGCTTGGAGGATTACCACAGACTCGGTGCCCGGTTCGCCAAGTGGCGCGGGGTCATCAACATCGGCGACGGTATTCCCAGCACTGCCTCCATCGCCGTCAACGCCCATGCCCTGGCCCGCTACGCCGCGCTGTGCCAGGACGTCGGGCTGGTGCCCATCGTCGAGCCCGAAGTACTGATGGACGGCGCCCACTCACTGGCACGCTGCAGCGAAGTCACCGAAAAGGTTCTGCACGCGGTCTTCGCCGAACTGAACATCCAAGGCGTGTTGCTCGAAGGCATGCTGCTCAAACCCAATATGGTCACCAGCGGCGCCGACAGCACCGAGCAGGCGGACGTGCATGCCGTCGCGGCAGCGACCCTCGACACCTTGCTGCGCTGCGTACCGGCCGCAGTACCGGGCATCGCCTTTCTCTCCGGCGGGCAATCGCCGGCCCTGGCTTCAGCGCATTTGAATGACATGCATCAAGGTCGCGTGTTGCCATGGGCGCTAACCTTCTCCTATGGCCGGGCCTTGCAGCAACCGGCGCTGAATGCCTGGAACGGTGAAGCGGCCAACGTGGCCGCCGCGCAAAAGGAACTGGAGCAACGCGCTGCGCTCAACCGCGCCGCCGTTCAAGGCCGCTACACTGCCGGGATGGAACCTAAATGAATGCAGCTGCACCGCAACTGAGACTGTTTTTAGTGCGCCACGGCCAGACCGAATGGTCGTTGACCGGCCAACACACCGGGCGCAGTGATATACCGCTCACCGAACAGGGCGAAGCCGAGGCCCGTTCCGTGGCGCCGTTGCTGAGCAGCGTCAGCTTCAGCCACGTGTTCAGCAGCCCGCTGCAACGGGCGCGGCAGACCTGCGACCTGGCCGGGCTGGGCGATCAGGTGGAGATTCTGCCCGACCTCGCCGAATGGGACTACGGTGCCTATGAAGGCCTGCGTACCCCGGAGATTCGGCAACAAAAACCTGGCTGGAACATCTTTCGCGACGGCTGCCCGCAAGGCGAATCCGCTGCCCAGATGACGGCCCGTATGGACCGTCTGATTGCACACCTCAAGACGCTTAGCGGCGATGTCGCGCTGTTCGCCCACGGCCATGTCGGCTGTGTGCTCGCGACTCGCTGGTTGGGCCAGGCGCTGACCGAGGCCGGGCATTTCCCCTTGGCCACGGCCTCGCTGAGCGTACTGACGCTAGACCCGAAACACGCCAACGTACCGATCATCGCGGCCTGGAATCTGACCCCCGGCCGAGGTTTCCTGGAGGGCTATACGCGCCCTGCCTAAAGGCAATACCGCGGCCCGTTCGGGCCGCGTCTATCGCGGAGAACAGCATGCGCAAGACACTTTCGACCGAACAGCTGCGCAAGATGGATGCCTACTGGCGCGCGGCCAACTACCTGTCGGTAGGGCAAATTTACCTTGCCGACAACCCGCTGCTCGAAGAGCCCCTGCGCCAGGAACACGTCAAGCGTCGCCTGCTCGGCCACTGGGGCACCACCCCCGGCTTGAACCTGCTCTATGTGCATTGCAACCGACTGATCCGTGACAACGACCTGAACATGATCTTCATCACCGGCCCGGGTCACGGTGGCCCCGGCCTGGTCGCCAACACCTACCTCGAAGGCTCCTACACCGAGCGCTACCCGGCCGTCGAACGCAGCCGCAACGGCCTGCATCGCCTGTTTCGGCAGTTTTCCTGGCCGGCGGGCATTCCCAGTCACGTCTCGGCGCAAACCCCTGGCTCGATCCACGAAGGCGGCGAGCTGGGCTATTCCCTGGTACACGCCTACGGCGCGGCGTTCGACAACCCTGACCTGATCGTCACCTGCGTGGTCGGTGATGGCGAAGCCGAAACGGGTCCGCTGGCTGCCAGCTGGCACTCGAACAAATTCCTCAACCCGGCCAGCGATGGCGCGGTGCTGCCGATCCTGCACCTCAACGGCTTCAAGATCGCCAATCCATCGGTGCTTGCGCGTATCGACGATTCCGAGCTCGATGCGTTGATGCTGGGGTATGGCTACGAGGCCCATCGAGTCGAAGGCGATGATCCGGAACGGGTCCATCAAGACCTGGCCGCCACGCTGGACACCGTGCTGGCCAAGATCCGCGATATTCAAGGCGCTGCCCGCGCGCACCAGGGTGACACACCCCTGCCCCGCCCACGCTGGCCGATGATCATCCTGCGCACGCCCAAAGGCTGGACCGGGCCAAAGATCGTCGACGGCCTGCCGGTCGAAGGCACCTGGCGCGCACACCAAGTGCCCATCGCCGATTTCAAAGACCCCGAACACCTGCGCCAACTCGAAAGCTGGCTCAAAAGCTACAAACCCGAAGAGCTGTTCGACGCCAACGGCCAGTTGCTTCAGGAATACGCCGAGCTGGCCCCCACTGGCCATCAGCGCATGGGTTTCAACCCTCACGCCAACGGCGGCGAACTGCTCGAGCCGCTGGCCATGCCGCACTTTCATGATTACGCGGTCAAGGTTGGCCAGCCTGGCAGTGTACGGGCTGAAGCCACACGCGTGCTCGGCGGTTTCATCCGCGACGTGATGAAGCTCAACCTGGCAAGCAAGAATTTTCGCGTATTCGGCCCCGACGAGACCGCCTCGAATCGCCTCGAAGCGGTGCTCGAAGTTTCGGGCAAGGCCTGGATGGCCAAGGTCGAAGAAGTCGACATCAACCTTAGCCAGCAAGGCCGAGTGATGGAGGTGCTCAGCGAGCATCTGTGCGAAGGCTGGCTGGAAGGCTACCTGCTGACCGGCCGCCACGGGCTGTTTTCGTGCTACGAAGCGTTTATCCATATCATCGATTCGATGTTCAATCAGCACGCCAAATGGCTGAAGGAAACGCGCACCATCCCGTGGCGCAAGCCCATCGCTTCACTCAATTACCTGCTCACCTCTCACGTCTGGCGCCAGGACCACAACGGCCTGTCGCACCAGGATCCGGGCTTTATCGACCACGTCGCCAACAAGAAGTCCGAGACCGTGCGCATCTACCTGCCGCCGGATGCCAACTGCCTGCTGTCGGTGGCCGACCACTGCCTGCGCACCCATCACTACGTCAACCTGATCGTCGCCGGCAAGCAGCCGGAATGGCAATGGCTGGACATGGACGCCGCCGTGCGCCATTGCACCGCCGGTGCTGGCATCTGGGAATGGGCGAGCAACACCGGCGATGCCGAGCCAGACGTGGTCATGGCCTGCGCAGGCGACGTGCCGACCCTCGAGACCTTGGCCGCGGTGACGCTGCTGCGCGAATACGTGCCGGACCTCAAGGTGCGTGTGGTCAACGTCGTCGACCTGATGGTCCTGGAGACCCGCGCCGATCACCCCCACGGCCTCACGGATGTGGATTTCGACCTGCTGTTCACCGCCGACAAACCGGTGATCTTCGCCTTCCACGGCTACCCGGCGTTGATCCACAAACTCACCTACAGCCGCGGCAATCACGACAACTTCCACGTGCGTGGCTACCGCGAGGAAGGCACCACCACCACGCCGTTCGACATGGTGGTGCTCAACAACCTCGACCGCTACCAACTGGCCCTGGACGCGATCATGCGCGTACCGCGTCTTCACGCTGAGGTCGACAAGGCGCAGAAGCGCTACTGGACCAGCATCGAGCGGCACAAGCTGTATGTCAGCGAACAAGGTGAGGACCTGCCGGAAATCCTCGATTGGCAATGGACGGCGCCATGAGCACGGTGCTGGCGTTGAACAGCGGCTCGTCGTCGCTCAAATTCGGGGTCTACCGTGTCGATGGCCAGCGTATAGACACCCTGCTGAGCGGCGAGGCCGAGGGCCTGGGTGAAGATGGCGCGACGTTTGGCGCCACCGGCATCGAGCAGAAGACGCTCGCCGACGCGAGCGTCAATGGCGTCATGCAGCGGCTCGGCCAGGTGCTCGAACGGGCGCGGTTACCGACGTTGGACGCAGTCGGTCATCGCCTGGTGCACGGCGGCCCAGAGCATCTGCAGCCGTGCCTGATCGATGCGCAGGTGCGTCAGCAACTGCAACAGGCCAGCGTGTTCGCCCCATTGCACACACCGGCGGCCCTGGAAGTGATCGACCAGGCCCGTACCCATTTCAGCACACTGCCCCATGTCGCCTGTTTCGATACCGGTTTCCATGCCGACCTGCCAGCGGTGGCGCAGACCCTGGCCTTGCCCCGCGCGCTGCATGCTCAGGGCATTCGCCGCTATGGTTTCCATGGCCTGTCCTGCGCCTCGATCGTGCGCCAGCTGGAGGACGAGATTCCGGAGCGGCTGATCATTGTCCACCTCGGCAATGGCGCCAGCGTCACTGCCGTGAAGCAGGGCAAGTCGGTGGACACCAGCATGGGTTTGACGCCCAGCGGCGGGATCATCATGGGCACGCGCAGCGGCGACCTCGATCCTGGTGTACTGATCTATCTGCTGCGGGAAAAAAAACTGGACGTCGCGAAACTGGAACAGTTGATCGACCACCAATCCGGGCTGCTGGGCATCTCCGGGGTGGCCAGCGACATGCGCAAACTGCATCAGGCGGCGCCCGACAACGCGGATGCGCGGCTGGCTATCGAGATGTTCTGCCAAGCGGCCCGCAAGCAAATCGCTGCAATGGTTGCGGTGCTGGAGGGCGTGGACCTGGTGGTGTTCACTGGCGGGATAGGTGAGCATGACGACGAGGTGCGCCAGCGGATCGTCAACGGCCTGCATTGGCTGAATCTCGAGGGCAACGTTCGCACCCTGACCTCCCAGGAAGACGAACAGATCGCACTCCTGGCGGCGGCCCTGATCTGACGCCGATGACCCTGCACTCCCTGCGGCGAGGGGCTTTGCTCCGATACAGCGGGTCACACGAAAAGCTTGTGACAGTCCCGCCGCATCGGGACCCAGCCCCCTCTCCACAGGGTTGTAGCCAATCACTGCATGGAATCAGAACGTGGACTGAATCTGCACGCCGGCGACCACGGCATTGCGTACTTCACGCACACCACCCGGATGAGCGATGTACTGCAGGTTGGGGCGGATGCTCAGCCACTCGGTGGCCTGGATACCGTAGTTCAGCTCGATGTCGTACTCGGTGTGCTGTTCAGGCACGAAGTCCGCATCGTCGTAGCTCAAACCGCTGGCCTGATTGGCCGCACGGGCGTTGTGCAGGTATCGACTGCTGGCGTGCAGGCGCGCAACGCCCAGGCCCAGGGTATCGTCAGGACGCGCATCGAACGGCCCTTTGTACACCAGTGCCAGTTTCTGCAGGCTGTCCACCTGAGTAGTCGCCGCATCGAAGGCGCTGATGTTGGCATACAGCACCAGGCCACGCGAAGCGTCACCGCCGACCGTGGTCAGTTGCTGCTTGGCGGTCAACCACCAACCATGCTGGCTGTCATCGCGGCGGTAATCATTGCCAGTCACGGCCGCTGGCCGATTGTCGGCGTCCTTGTACAGGTCGTCAGCCTTGGCGGTGCTGTAGTAATACCCTGCGCGGTATTCACCTGGCAGCTGACCGAATGCAGGCGCCCACACCAGTTCCACCGGGATCATCGCCCCGGAGGTGCCAGCAC
Proteins encoded:
- a CDS encoding SDR family oxidoreductase gives rise to the protein MSQDFAGKVYWVTGATGALGRATALALAELGATVVASSRSVTAAQFADWPKVFALPLDVGDSHAVDQATAAIVAEHGRIDGLVTSTNVGAFGEFLELADEDWQRVIDAKLLGSVRPVRAALPHLIAAGKGAVVVISGRGGIDPSPQHFIGSSVNAALDLLVQGLGRRYGPHGVRVNAVAPGPIESPRLAELQGASLEKSEPLTPLAGPGKPTDVANAVVYLLSDAAAFVNASRLYVDGGGKRYA
- a CDS encoding acyl-CoA dehydrogenase family protein, which codes for MVLGGQSYAHKPLTQHAVVQAAIALDSIEALLQRIAGDWDHRVRHGPLWAAVILAAKQHAVESAQQVVNLALEIAGAASLSKKNELERLYRDVRAGGASAECTRQL
- a CDS encoding NADPH-dependent oxidoreductase — protein: MTTAPDTPWQHRYRTPSDTARAANPVIDALLDHRSVRRYLTTPLPENTMATLVAAAQSASSSSNLQAWSVLAVQDPARKARLSAIASDQEHIRQAPLFLIWLADFSRAQRIADTRAIELQAPAYLDSLLLGSIDAALAAQNAVVAAESLGLGTVYIGALRNNVQAVIDELQLPPLVFPVFGLCVGYPDPQAPAAIKPRLGQDVVLHHETYQVDDAEPQRIAAYEQVAADFSREQGQVSGKWGEQVVQRLRDKGSLHGREILAEVLRKQGLGLY
- a CDS encoding class I fructose-bisphosphate aldolase, whose amino-acid sequence is MNTQALIDIANALVADGKGLLAMDESSSTCRKRFVEQGIEDTEEMRRAYRELLITTPRLSDSVSGLILFDETIHQAKKDGTPFVELIVKAGMIPGIKVDLGAKPLAGHPGETVTEGLDGLRARLEDYHRLGARFAKWRGVINIGDGIPSTASIAVNAHALARYAALCQDVGLVPIVEPEVLMDGAHSLARCSEVTEKVLHAVFAELNIQGVLLEGMLLKPNMVTSGADSTEQADVHAVAAATLDTLLRCVPAAVPGIAFLSGGQSPALASAHLNDMHQGRVLPWALTFSYGRALQQPALNAWNGEAANVAAAQKELEQRAALNRAAVQGRYTAGMEPK
- a CDS encoding histidine phosphatase family protein; translation: MNAAAPQLRLFLVRHGQTEWSLTGQHTGRSDIPLTEQGEAEARSVAPLLSSVSFSHVFSSPLQRARQTCDLAGLGDQVEILPDLAEWDYGAYEGLRTPEIRQQKPGWNIFRDGCPQGESAAQMTARMDRLIAHLKTLSGDVALFAHGHVGCVLATRWLGQALTEAGHFPLATASLSVLTLDPKHANVPIIAAWNLTPGRGFLEGYTRPA
- a CDS encoding phosphoketolase family protein, whose protein sequence is MRKTLSTEQLRKMDAYWRAANYLSVGQIYLADNPLLEEPLRQEHVKRRLLGHWGTTPGLNLLYVHCNRLIRDNDLNMIFITGPGHGGPGLVANTYLEGSYTERYPAVERSRNGLHRLFRQFSWPAGIPSHVSAQTPGSIHEGGELGYSLVHAYGAAFDNPDLIVTCVVGDGEAETGPLAASWHSNKFLNPASDGAVLPILHLNGFKIANPSVLARIDDSELDALMLGYGYEAHRVEGDDPERVHQDLAATLDTVLAKIRDIQGAARAHQGDTPLPRPRWPMIILRTPKGWTGPKIVDGLPVEGTWRAHQVPIADFKDPEHLRQLESWLKSYKPEELFDANGQLLQEYAELAPTGHQRMGFNPHANGGELLEPLAMPHFHDYAVKVGQPGSVRAEATRVLGGFIRDVMKLNLASKNFRVFGPDETASNRLEAVLEVSGKAWMAKVEEVDINLSQQGRVMEVLSEHLCEGWLEGYLLTGRHGLFSCYEAFIHIIDSMFNQHAKWLKETRTIPWRKPIASLNYLLTSHVWRQDHNGLSHQDPGFIDHVANKKSETVRIYLPPDANCLLSVADHCLRTHHYVNLIVAGKQPEWQWLDMDAAVRHCTAGAGIWEWASNTGDAEPDVVMACAGDVPTLETLAAVTLLREYVPDLKVRVVNVVDLMVLETRADHPHGLTDVDFDLLFTADKPVIFAFHGYPALIHKLTYSRGNHDNFHVRGYREEGTTTTPFDMVVLNNLDRYQLALDAIMRVPRLHAEVDKAQKRYWTSIERHKLYVSEQGEDLPEILDWQWTAP
- a CDS encoding acetate/propionate family kinase — protein: MSTVLALNSGSSSLKFGVYRVDGQRIDTLLSGEAEGLGEDGATFGATGIEQKTLADASVNGVMQRLGQVLERARLPTLDAVGHRLVHGGPEHLQPCLIDAQVRQQLQQASVFAPLHTPAALEVIDQARTHFSTLPHVACFDTGFHADLPAVAQTLALPRALHAQGIRRYGFHGLSCASIVRQLEDEIPERLIIVHLGNGASVTAVKQGKSVDTSMGLTPSGGIIMGTRSGDLDPGVLIYLLREKKLDVAKLEQLIDHQSGLLGISGVASDMRKLHQAAPDNADARLAIEMFCQAARKQIAAMVAVLEGVDLVVFTGGIGEHDDEVRQRIVNGLHWLNLEGNVRTLTSQEDEQIALLAAALI